The Vitis riparia cultivar Riparia Gloire de Montpellier isolate 1030 chromosome 3, EGFV_Vit.rip_1.0, whole genome shotgun sequence genome segment aaaaaaaaaaatttacttgatcccaatattttcttctcttctcaATTCATATTGATAATTGCTCTAATAATATATTGAGGATACCTTCGACATTCCTTTGTTTGCAAGCCACCTTTATGAATAAGTTTTTGCCAAGTTCCAATTTTTTCCACTCTCCTCAATTCTCTTATTGGCACTTGCTCCAATTATACATTGGGGGTACCCTCAACATTCATTTGATTGCAAGCCACCTTTAATAAGTGAACCAAGTGTTTGTCAAATTCCTAACATTTTTCACTTCCTTTACTCTTGTGTGGACAATTGAAAGAAGTGTTTGTCAAATCTAAGATTTTTCACTTCGTTTATTTTCGTAttgacaattaaattaaaaacatcttaattttttggttttttaatttaaagaattgaaattttgttttcaacttCTAAGACATGCTGATATTTGTGACGTGAgacataaaaattgaaaatcttatGATGGGATGGGAGAAGATATGTTAATTTAGAAGATAAATGGAAAGACGAGGCAAGAAAGTGGAAGTGCATGCATATGTTCCCTTGTAATTTAGCGGACATGTGGGGCACATTTGCATGCACAACATGAAACATTGGTGGCCTTTGCGATGTTCTACTTGAAACCAATCTTAAATATGGAGTGTATAGTCTTTATCCAACTTGCTCATTTAATCTCTTCTTGTATCCCCTTTTAGTGGAGAACcttattttatcatgtttagACATCTCAATATTCTCTAAATAAGAGAATCATGATCCTTGAGTCTTTAATTAtaatgatttaagttaattttaagttaaattatttatatattattaatttaaagtttatatttaatttttacttcaagtattaaagttattcgataaaattaattttaaattattaaattaatatgtttactctcattaattttaactaatatttatcttatttaattttaattaatttttactttcactaattttaaacattaaatttattttttaaatatctatatttaaattaatatagatgtataaaagaattagaaaatatttactACAAAAGATGAGTCATGGATGTGGACTCATTGTTATAAAATACCCTTACTAGATATAGGCAAATGAGGTAAAAGAAATCTaagattaagaataaattaactattttgacttaatatttaaaattatttttttactttaagttgtgatattaagttattttattaaacatgttcaatttatttaataaattaaattaatttattaaatcatattaagttattaaattaatttatcaaatacccgTTAAGTTAAATATGATCAAGTTAGATAGGCAACATCAAAATTCACTTATCTAATCAATGAACGAAGGTTTATCTTAGCTATATAAAACATTCTTCTAAGGACTTGCTTTGTTCTTCTCATCTTGAACACTAAACTTTGTCCTTAGCAAACTTCACCTCCGTCTACAAGAAACCTTGATGCTTAATTTCACATAGCGACCTTGATACCCTCACCACATACTCTTTTTTGGTGGTTTATATAAATGGCAATGCTATTGAACCTCGAGCATCTTCTTTTTGATTTGTAAATGGAAAAAGGGGTGGTCTCCTCCAATTACAAAATTTAGTCTTTCTTTAAAGTTGCAACCTAGGATCCAACTATGAAAGAAGCCAACTTTACAAACTAAAAGTGAATGAACATCTCTTCTAATTGGGATACCTAGGAGTGCCTCCACATTCTAAGAAGGCGGAACAAACTCAACCATAAAGAATACAAAGTGGGCGATGACTGAATGAATATGAAGCAAAGAACCCGCTTCTAACCTCGTTTAACACTATGCTTCCTCCGAAGCTTTCATTCCAATATGACATATTGAATCATCAATAATGCATCCTTATATATATGAGGACTTTCCACTCACATGATTACATGTGTTTAGATTGTGATATGAGCACTATGACACATCCTATGTTAGGTTGGGAGATATGTTTGACACATGGCGTCTATATCGTTATTTTAGTGGATCCTTGCTCATAGAAGATATTGAGGGAGTACTCATTACTTTCCAATTAAGAACATAATTACAAAGTGAGACAACTATTTCACTTGCGTGAGGAGGGAAGAGGTGTGACctctttaaattagaaaaataaagaagaagaatgcACCATCACCTTCCAATTAGGAAGATACTAAATGAGACATCGATCTTTTGTTTGCATGAGGGACAAGGTTATGACCTCTTTAAACTCGTAGAGATGGTCTCACAAGGTTAGCTGACCTAGACCCCTATAAAGTAATATCCCTTGGTAACATATACAAGTATGTGAAGACCTCTCATAGGTTAGACCTGACCGCCCCTCTTCCCCCAAGCCTTGACACCTCGGCACCACCCCACCCTCCAACATCACACCTCACTCTGCCTGTGGCTCCTGCCTCTAATCCTACTAGgcagttattttttaataatatttttaaaataattatataaatataaagagtgattaaaaataaaatattgcatatcaaaattatttttattttaaaaatatatttaaaaatataaaaaccaaattaaaaacattttatttcagGTTTTgaaactattatatttttttctagtcCCACCATTATTATCCAATGAATAAGCCCAGATTTTCTTTGATACCCCAAGAAAGTTGGAAAGGCATTAATTGTATTGAAAGGGCCAAAGCATTTGACTCCAATATGAAATAAGGCGAATAAATATTGCAGGATATATAATTGGTACCATGGCATGCAGAAAATTAATCTACTGTTCGATTATGTATAGAGAGAATGCATGATGGATGGCAAAAAGGAGTAGGCCATGGAGTTCAAATTTGGGTGCCGAGGAAGAAGACCCTCTGTGATAACTGATAAGGACCCCCTCAAAGAATAAGACTGAAATTGTGAGACTCTGAAAGAAGTGGTGGTACCAAATCTTTATCAACTCTCTAAGGAAAATTACATAGGAAATAGTAGCTAATGAAATCAATACATGGATACACATCATCCACTAGGGATATTACACAACCTCCAAACTCTCACAATTTGTAAGTACATAAAAGAAACACACAGCATACCCATGAATTCAAATTCTAACAGAAGTAGAAGACAACCAACTGCATAGACTATATAGAAGCCTAGGAACGAAGCCATTTGCACATATGGAGGTAGGTTCAGTGGGAGGTGTGGTGGCCAGGTAGCTTGTCCTTGATCTTCTCCAACATGCCCTTCTTCTCATGCTGTTCATGGTGATGCAGCACAGTAACGGGGGTGGTGGCGCTCccagtggtggtggtggtgatcgCCACCCCTGTGGTTGGTGCATGCCCCTGCTCCTCCTTGTGCTTCCCACCTGTTagtttctcttttattttctccttCAGCCCCTTCTTCCTTCTCCCACCTTGTCCATCATCCTCAGACTACAAAATTCAAACAACAAAACACAGTTCAAAGTCTCAACAATTACTAATGATCCTAACTTCAATAAAACTGAAAAGAGAAAGTTATGAATGAAGAGgtaattaattaagaatttcAATATTCACCGAGCTGGAGCTGGAACTGCTCTCGCGCTTCTCATGGTGAATCTCACCACCTCCACCTTCGACCGGCTCAGCGGCCACTGGTGCACCACCGTGCACGGCTTGATCAGCGATCCCGTGTCCGGAAGTGGGCGGGTGAGATTCTCCAGCAGTTTTGAGGGCATCAGCGTCATGCACTGGAGCGATGGTGGTGGTGATCGGGTGGGTGCTAGCAACGCCGGTGAGGTGCATAGGGTTGCCGTGCTCGTCGGTTAACTGAACTGGGTTGCCGTGTTGGTCCGTCAACTGAATGGGGTTTCCATGTTCGTCCCGCAAATCCGCCATTGAAGCAAAATCTATAGACCCACAAAGTCAGTAGTTTTTCAAACGGAGAGTGATGTTAGAAATTAGGGAATGTGGGGAAGGGACTGAAATAGACGAGATGATGAATGGCTCTATGCGCATGTAAGAAGGTTGTGACACGTATCATGAAGGTTGCAAAAAAGAGAAAGGGGGGTGAAGGCACGTGGCGGAGGCGAGGGAACGTGTTGTGTGAAGAGAGTGACAAATGGGTAATGGCCGATGGGCCTCAATGGCTTTGGTGACTGAGATGGATCATGGATGACGATGTTCTGGTTAATCTGTTCGGGTTCCAAGTCCGTTTTTGTTTGGATTCAAAACAAATTGGCGGTGGGATTTGGAAGCTTGATGTTCCCCTCTCCAATGCTCCTCGTACCTCCTGCCATTCCATCCCTTGTTTGGTTAAACTCCACAAATCAACCATATGGAGTCATAAGGTCCTgtttgaaaaaatgttttataaaacaatagcttatttaatatgttttaaaaataacttttatgtaatattttatttttaatcatttttatatttaaataattatttttaaatcaacacCCAAACAAGAAATGAAACAACCAGAAAATGTTTTCTAACAACACATcttctattttcaagaacaaaacatATCTGTTTATCcctaagaacaaaaaactgttccAAACAGAACCTTAGCTCTTTTACCCTAAAAAAAAGAGCTTTTTTACCGGCCTTTGTTACATAGTCATGACCCATCATTTGCAACAAAGTGGAGAGAACTGCTCAAACCACACCTTATCTTTTCCTCAATAGCTTAAGGAATTGGAAAGTCATACATCAACGAGAATAGCACATTCTTTATCATAGGAGCAAATTCCGAATAAATCTCTTACCTTGAAATTTCAATATCATGTCATATAACATAGAAGAACAATATAAACTATTATAGAGAAAACATAATCCCATTCACCAGAATCACCACCACCCTTTTAGCATAATAGGAAGTAAATTTCCTAAAGAAATTAAAGGATAACTAATGTGATAGACAAATCAAAAGCCCTCTAGAGTCGAGAGTTGGCTCAGCAATGTGTTTCTTGGCAGACTCAGCTTGGCTCTCTAGTGGTAGTAGTCATATGGAGTTTCTTTGAATCAATTCATGTATGTTTCAAGAGGCAAGAAACAAATTCAACTGTACAAAACAAGAACAGAATACTAGTGTCATAATGCTTTTCcattctactatttttttttattttttttttccttttttgcttcTTCCATCAACATGATGAAttgttcttttatatatttctcctttttctttcttttctttacagTGTAAATTCACTAGCTAAAGGACTGCTGGTTGAAACATATGAAGATCCACCAATACAGATGTTTCTTAACAGGATATGTGATGAGTGCCGCCCTGCTCCCTTCACAATTCGGGTGCCCAGCCGTGATCGCAGGCTGCATCTGTATACATAGAAGATGGTGAGTCTAGCAAGAGTTCAAAGAATCTCCTCCTAGAATTTAAGAGGCGAATACAGTTctgagaaaaaaattttaaggagttttcaaaaacaattctgtCTAGAACAAAGATCATtatgagaatttaaaatattttcaaacggTTTTCTATATTTCTAAATACTTCTTGAAAGTAACTTTCTTGAAAGCAACTTGTATgtaacactttatttttaatccttctatatatttatacaattatttttaaaaaaaacttcaaaaacaattaaaatatgttgaagaaaaaaaactctgatttaagagaaatttttaaaaagctaTTTGCTGTCAAAAAAATCATGAAACTTTGCGTGTTTGAAAGTGATAATAGGAAATgttactaaaaacactttctaaaatcactatcaaacgaacTCTTATTTTTCGgttgaaaaacaattatcaaaactCTATAGGTATTTGGCGATTTGCTCTTAGTAATTCCAATTccacaataataaaaatatctccATCAGATTTGGAGGTAATTATGGCATAAAGGTATGGGGCTCAGGAGTCATTAGTGGTGCAGGAGAaaggagaaacaaaaatttcCTGTAATGTGAATTTGACAAAGTCTGACATTTGTGAGAGGCAAAGATGCTCACCTCTTAAAAGCTGTGAAGAAGCTCATTCCCTGCTAGATTTTGCCCAGAAAAATCCCTTCTTTCTAGTAGATTGATGACTCTCTGAGAAGGATTTAGTCCCCTTGGACCCAAAGGAGAAGTGCCGCCTCAAGAAAGGCTTTCCTAAGGAGCTCTTCATGCTGGAACTGGAGCCCAGCTTGGGTCCTTTACCTTCACGTCCACTACTTTTTCGATGATCAAATACAACAGTTTCGCCATCAAGATCACTATCCACAACTCTGTTCCTTGATCTCTTGTTTTTAGCCTTCAAATCCATTTCTGCTTTCAGAGCTTTCTCAGACAACTTTAGAGTCTGCTTCTCTCCAAAAGTACAAACCGGGCAAGCTGGGTCATACTTGTTGATTTCAGCTGTCATATTCTCCAAGCACTCCGCATGGTAAACATGGCCACAAATTAAAACCGCCACCACTGAGAGCTCGTTACTGGCAATAATTTTCTGGCCGCCCCATGAAGATCTCTCAGTCAAGAGCTTTGCGCAAACACCACAAGTTTGCAGATCGATAGAGGGAGATGCTGAAATTCTGCTACTAGACCTGGTTATCTTATCACGGTTGAAGCCCAAAGATTCACTATCAAAAGACCACCTTTCTCTACGGGAAGTAGCCATGAGTTCAGAAAAAGCATGCATAGACCAACCATCTGAAGACCCACCATAAGAGCCCCTAATTGAATCATTGTTCCATACAGGGAGCACAAACGGTGGTCTTTCTTCAGAAATTGAGTAGTTTGGTGATTTCAATCCTGGGATTCGGCTATCGGATACCTGCCGCAATAAATGATGCCCTGGAGAGCCTCTGGACCACCTTGATGGGGTTGAGGTGGCAGGGAGAATATGACTTTGGGATGACACAGGGGATGTTGACAAAGACGAAGGTGAAGGCAAAGTTGGTGAAGGTGAAGGCAAAGCGGGTGAGAGTTTAGCAGGAGACGGATCTGAAACTCCTGGGGATCCAGTTGATTCCTTCACCTAGAACATGATTATAAACACAGAAGTATATCatattaaggaaaagaaaatattaaatccaGAATCATAAACCACAACAAAAGGGTCTTTTACAATAACAAGCTCCAGATGTTCCACACTCACTTCCACAGAGATATTCCTTGAGATAGATTGATCTGCCAGACATGTAGAGAGGTATCAGATACAACAGAACATGGTACACTGAAAACATAGTACAGGTTAAGAAGCCAATAAGGGGTGTAAAGAGCAGAAAGTTCTTCCTAGCCAACCTTTTCAAATAGTGACTAGTGAattgtttcttaaaataaaggtaaaaataaatatgagatgagtagaaaatgaaaattctgtCAATGATATGATGACCCCAAAAATGCGTATCAGACCAATGCTCAACCACATGATgctattttaaaacattagaaaaaacACGGTAATACATCAGTAATGAAAGAACAAAAGCAGAAATTAAAGTGTGAAATCTGCGACTTGTAACATAAACCAGGAAACCATATATCTACCAATAAACAAACTCTTTATAAATGTGAAGAGCTTCTACACAAGCCCTAGCCCTTTCCTCAGCAGCATTGAAATATATTATCTATCATCTATGAGGATCAGAAATTAGCTTGAAACCTACAAACCATGCAATtgtaaaactccaatttctgtGCATCCAGCATGAAAATTGAGAATGGCATGTACATTTTAGAGATCATAAAATGTCACGTTGAAATGTCATCTCGCTTTGAACACTTgccaatgaagaaaataaaagcagAAGGACATATGATGAGTAATTTGCCAGTTTCATGCAGTCACTTGCAGCCAAAACCAAATGCTTCTCCAAAACTGGACTGGAAAggaacaatatttataaccatGTTCTAATTCCCAAATGGAACCTAAAAAAGAACACGGTGAGAATCATCTGCTTCACATcctagaaaattaaaaatgggaGAACCTAAAACTTAGAGAAATATAACCATTTGCCAACAGAGGGTCCTTTTTACTGCACATAAAATGAGGGACATGAAACTCTTGAAGAGGCATAAACTACTTCACCTTATACACCAAAACTGCTTGATTATTATCCTGACCATTTTAATGATTAGCTGTACAAATCCTTTTTCTATCATTTCACTTTACTAGGATCACATTTTCCATTTGATTGTAAGACTATTAAACTCCTATTCATCTCCTTCTAAGCCATCTTTCATTCCTTGAGAACTTCTAACCTGTATTTTCATAGGTACAGCCACAGATCTTTCATGTGCATGTTTTGGTCATCTTAGTCAACAATCCCCTACCATATCTTCTATTAAGGTTACTCCCACATGCCAACCACTGTCACATGTAACTTTTAAATAGCTCTCTTAAATTCATCATTGCTAAAGGTTCTTCAAAACATGCTACGCTAAACAAAGGTGCAGGACAAGTACACAAGAGCCTAATTCACTaatcacaataaaaaaattataaaaacaaacaaacaaacaaaaacacacacacatccATAATAGAACATTAGCGTGTCCACCAAATCCAAGCAAACTAGAccatgaaattaaattttcaataacaGCTCTCTCTATAACAAATATTAAAAGGCTAATGCTAATCAGATGGCCATTACAAGGCAAGGAAGAACCATGGCATTTTTATCCCAAGTCCACGGAGAAAAAAGACACTTCTAAGAAACTCAACTGACCCCATCATAGCATactaaacaaaaacaaaggagCTAGATTCTGAAGGTTCACCTGAAGCAGGAGTTGTCAAATTCCCAGCAGTTCCTTCAGAAACCGGTGACTTCTGCCATGTAAGCGTTTGAAAGTTTTCTAATGGACTTCCCCCATCTGATGCATAAGTTATTTCGGATTTGTTTTCCAATCCTCCGTTCCTGTTCGGGCCATCAGCAAACCAACTAGCAGAAGTATCAACTTCACCTGCTACACGCCCTCGGTTGTCCCATCGGAAGCTCCATGATGGTGAATATCGAACATTTCTATGCTGCATAACTTCACAGCTTGGTCCATTTGTTATTGTTCTATCTCTAGCAGCAACACAACAAGCAGACCCCATGCCCACTCAGATACATATAAAATTGACAGAAGTTTCCAGCAACTACACCATTCACATCTGCAGAACTTTACATTTGACCGATAGACCCATTATGGTTACCTCTAAGAATAATATTCCAAAAGGTTGTCTTTCCTCTGAAATTATGGTAAATGAAATGAGACCATCAATTAGCTAACACAATAATTGTATAAGCAAGCATAAAGTTTAACAAATCAAGAAATTCCAAAATGTTCTCAATGAAGGTAGAAAATCAAAAGGAACCAAAACGACAATAGAACATTTTAcactattgaattaaaaatttaggggtaaaatcataACATCTTTTTGTCAGAATTGCTATTTCAACCACTGATAAGATATACACTTATTATCTGGGGGGTATAACCCTTCCGGTGGATGCAGTAAGATAAAGCAAAAGATTGCTTAGAgaatacaaatatgaaaattattcttgATCAAAGAATGAAGATTTTGTCGTTCTAACTTCATGATCATACTAAACAAGTTCATAACTAAGAGCACCAAAACTCAAAAGATGCTCCACGTGAAAAAACCAGATTAAAtgacaaaattaaaacaaaaaatgcaaaaacacATTATAAAAGACTCTTAGTCTCTTGCACCTGAAAACTGCTCTCTCACGACTTACACAAATTCACTCCGAATTCCCAATTCAAATGGATTCTAGGGTTTCGTCACCATGCACATCCCCAATTGAATATAAAAGGAAAGCAAccagagcaaaaaaaaaaaagggttttcttAGTCAAAAACAATAATGGCAGTCAAATAGCCATCACAGTTGAACACCAAATGATTCCACCAGACTCAGAAACTGAGTTCCAAAATTCCAACACTCACCTTTTCGAAACCATGGAGTTCAAAAGCACAAATAACAATCAACataccaaaaaaattttaaaataataataataatatatatatataaccacgAATTGATTAAATCTGCTGATTTTCAGGAAATTTAGAGTGAGTCCAAATCGTAACCCTAGAAATACGAAGACGAACCATACAGAGGTCACAGAGATCCGAATTCAGTGCCACCAAAGCAGAATTCACAGTCAAAACACCCAAACCAAACCCTAGAAAtcgaaatttaaataataaatcaaacatcttCGGttattgaaatttcatcatTCCACAACACGAGTCTCCGTATGGAGACAAAACCAGAACAAAACACCTCAACATGACGCAATCGAACCATACCTTTCCACGCTAAGATCGTCACAGacgagagaaagagagaaaacacGCGAAACCTAGAGAGAGAAACCACAGAGTTCTGAAGGGGAAACACAGAGACCTTTGGAGAGAgaagttttagagagagaaactgATTCTGCTGCTTGTTCGctgagaaagagagaaaggagcGAAGTCGTTTTTGACGGCTTTTAATAGCTCCGTTACTGTGCTTTTTCGTCTATCTTTAGTTAAGCGCCGTCCATTATAACGGAGTTATTAACTTGGAGGGGTGGGAATATTGCAAAAAAGCAAACACCTTGGGGGGTTCCCGGTAATTAGAGCGGGATAGCGAGTGAGCATCGGTGCATAAGGTAGTAGTACCTTTCCGGGCTAACAGTTCTGAAATTCACGCTATGAGAGGATGGTACGTTATTGTCTTTTAAATATGTGGCAACGAGGCGAGAGGGGGTGGAAAGGGAAACCAAATGGTGACTTCTGCAGTACGCGGAGTGCGCAGTACGCATTCCAAAGCTTTTCACTCTCACACGGAAGTTGAagggtatttaatatttattaatgtttttaatttaattaaatcattttatatagAATTCTCCTAAATTCCCTTTTTTACATTATTCGTTTTTGAAAGGCTGTTTTTGATGAATtttacatttgaaaaaaaatttaaaattttattttattttaagaattttaaaaaaatatttattatttttaaatgatttaattattaaaatattcagtATAAAAGATCTCTCTTCCGGGGTCAGAATCAAATAAATGCAGTAGAAGAAggtagaaaaatccaaattggAATTAAGAGTTGACACGAGGTTGAAATTAACATTTGGAAGATTACGGGCCGATTCCTCCAAGGACCCACGACTCTCACCTTGTGTTCACATGCCATATGTTAGAATTCATGGTAGgacaaaattgtaaaattagaaattgaaacttaaaattatttataaaattaaatgtaaatCAAGATAATTAATGTGATAATCGGGTATGGAACTTGGAAGAGTTGGTCTGATCGAACTCAATCCTCTGTTTAAGAGGATTTGTAtagatatttttactatttaacTCGAACTTGAATATGagctttattttaataacttaataacttaatggtataatttaaaataaaaaataatttgaagtaataagtaaaattaattaactCATTCTTAAGtttacatctttattttatttttttactttcatctGGTTATTTTTACGATCTCCTCAGTGATCTCTTTTGTTATTGCACAATTTCTATTGTTACTCGACctcttttatcaaaattataatttacgAAGATAAATATGttgttttaatgatataaaatatgttttaagttaattttatcaaacaaccttaataattaaagtaaaaattaaatagtagtttttaaattaacaatttaaatataatttaatttaaaatcaacttaagtcattaaataataaattcaaacacTCAGTCcaattcatatgaaaataagTCGGCAatatacattattattaaaaaattaaagaaaatcgTCAAATATCCCGGGCAATCAAACAAATGGCAAGGGTCGGCTATCATGACTCAATAGGTAGCCATGAAGACTACAAATGGGGACATTGAGTAATGCACGTAAATgactatatttataataaaacatgTGGTTCAACCCCCCAACCATTTAGCTCCAATTGTTAGGGTAACCATGAAATGTCAATTATGCCCTGGCACCCCTCCATCTTGGCACCCAAGAGTTTGAGGGTGGTAGTGTAATTTCACTTCATAAAAGCCTCATTAAAGTGAATTTAGTCTCTATCAAGCGGTGGCGTGTGGAATAAAGGGACAAAAGCAATCATATATTAGTATAAGTGAAAGATTAGGCAAATCAATAATCATCAAAGGAAGAGGCTTAGAGCTACAAGCTAGACTTCTTGATGTGTTTTTTCTCCACCTTTGTCTTTGCCTTAAAAATACACGCTTGTGCAAAGAAATAATTACTTTTTTGGGAAGGgagaactttttttatttagggtttttttttttttcttctcaagttCAATCATGTCACTTTTGCAAAATCAAGAGATCTATTTGACATTGATATGTTGGGAAAATGttgttgaattattttttatttttttttcaaatataaaatggttttttaactCATAAAACACATTTGggaaacttataaaaaaattaatttttgaatatttattctaaagatggtatgtttttaagaataattttg includes the following:
- the LOC117911518 gene encoding late embryogenesis abundant protein-like, which translates into the protein MADLRDEHGNPIQLTDQHGNPVQLTDEHGNPMHLTGVASTHPITTTIAPVHDADALKTAGESHPPTSGHGIADQAVHGGAPVAAEPVEGGGGEIHHEKRESSSSSSSSEDDGQGGRRKKGLKEKIKEKLTGGKHKEEQGHAPTTGVAITTTTTGSATTPVTVLHHHEQHEKKGMLEKIKDKLPGHHTSH
- the LOC117911276 gene encoding uncharacterized protein LOC117911276 isoform X2, with translation MGSACCVAARDRTITNGPSCEVMQHRNVRYSPSWSFRWDNRGRVAGEVDTSASWFADGPNRNGGLENKSEITYASDGGSPLENFQTLTWQKSPVSEGTAGNLTTPASDQSISRNISVEVKESTGSPGVSDPSPAKLSPALPSPSPTLPSPSSLSTSPVSSQSHILPATSTPSRWSRGSPGHHLLRQVSDSRIPGLKSPNYSISEERPPFVLPVWNNDSIRGSYGGSSDGWSMHAFSELMATSRRERWSFDSESLGFNRDKITRSSSRISASPSIDLQTCGVCAKLLTERSSWGGQKIIASNELSVVAVLICGHVYHAECLENMTAEINKYDPACPVCTFGEKQTLKLSEKALKAEMDLKAKNKRSRNRVVDSDLDGETVVFDHRKSSGREGKGPKLGSSSSMKSSLGKPFLRRHFSFGSKGTKSFSESHQSTRKKGFFWAKSSRE
- the LOC117911276 gene encoding uncharacterized protein LOC117911276 isoform X1 gives rise to the protein MGSACCVAARDRTITNGPSCEVMQHRNVRYSPSWSFRWDNRGRVAGEVDTSASWFADGPNRNGGLENKSEITYASDGGSPLENFQTLTWQKSPVSEGTAGNLTTPASDQSISRNISVEVSVEHLELVIVKESTGSPGVSDPSPAKLSPALPSPSPTLPSPSSLSTSPVSSQSHILPATSTPSRWSRGSPGHHLLRQVSDSRIPGLKSPNYSISEERPPFVLPVWNNDSIRGSYGGSSDGWSMHAFSELMATSRRERWSFDSESLGFNRDKITRSSSRISASPSIDLQTCGVCAKLLTERSSWGGQKIIASNELSVVAVLICGHVYHAECLENMTAEINKYDPACPVCTFGEKQTLKLSEKALKAEMDLKAKNKRSRNRVVDSDLDGETVVFDHRKSSGREGKGPKLGSSSSMKSSLGKPFLRRHFSFGSKGTKSFSESHQSTRKKGFFWAKSSRE